The following are encoded in a window of Haloarcula halophila genomic DNA:
- a CDS encoding DUF7122 family protein, whose protein sequence is MSNDSTKFTRLPATDAERDDPERATREAVVEFWTDRFGVPAAAFADHTFWERGAGKIWLYRGEPPSPVDIEGLGMTFLRTRQEHWKPTLEAVQRFGGRATENVVHLDRAQAATFVAGDDQELDWDGDWGYLIVTHDLAGESEPVGVGLYVYGELRSQVPKGRRRDL, encoded by the coding sequence ATGAGCAACGACAGCACGAAGTTCACACGGCTGCCGGCGACCGACGCCGAGCGAGACGACCCCGAGCGGGCCACCCGGGAGGCGGTCGTCGAGTTCTGGACCGACCGCTTCGGCGTCCCCGCGGCGGCCTTCGCCGATCACACGTTCTGGGAACGGGGGGCCGGGAAGATCTGGCTCTACCGTGGCGAACCGCCGTCGCCGGTCGATATCGAGGGGCTGGGGATGACGTTCCTGCGGACCCGCCAGGAACACTGGAAGCCGACGCTGGAGGCGGTCCAGCGGTTCGGCGGCCGCGCCACGGAGAACGTCGTCCACCTCGACCGGGCGCAGGCGGCGACGTTCGTCGCCGGTGACGATCAGGAACTGGACTGGGACGGCGACTGGGGCTACCTGATCGTCACGCACGACCTGGCCGGCGAGTCCGAACCGGTCGGTGTCGGGCTCTACGTCTACGGCGAACTCCGCTCGCAGGTCCCGAAAGGGCGGCGGCGGGACCTCTGA
- a CDS encoding RsmB/NOP family class I SAM-dependent RNA methyltransferase, with amino-acid sequence MEPLGRYRPIVDDFDAFRAACERPLPSAIRVNTIKATVDRVTAALEAAGIAADPVDWHDRLFVLPEASAGGNWPYFHGWTHGQEEVSAIPATVLDPQPGERVWDACAAPGSKTTQLAALMDDRGEIVATDNNLGRISALRTNTERLGVTNVAVTHEDGRNHSLKPFGDAGYDRALVDVPCSCEGTIRKNPDALEDWSLSHVEGVAGVQKGILTRAVQVTEPGGTVVYSTCTFAPEENEAVVDHVLEVEDCELVDYDLPLTHRDGITEWDGASFDSSVTRAKRIYPHHNDTGGFFCAKLEVTG; translated from the coding sequence ATGGAACCACTGGGACGGTATCGCCCGATCGTCGACGACTTCGACGCGTTCCGGGCGGCCTGCGAGCGGCCGCTCCCGTCGGCGATCAGGGTCAACACGATCAAAGCGACCGTCGATCGGGTCACCGCCGCGCTGGAGGCGGCGGGGATCGCCGCCGACCCGGTCGACTGGCACGACCGCCTGTTCGTTCTCCCGGAGGCGTCTGCCGGCGGTAACTGGCCGTACTTCCACGGCTGGACCCACGGCCAGGAGGAGGTCTCGGCGATCCCGGCGACGGTACTGGACCCACAGCCGGGGGAGCGGGTCTGGGACGCCTGTGCGGCCCCGGGGAGCAAGACCACACAGCTAGCGGCGCTGATGGACGACCGCGGCGAGATCGTCGCGACCGACAACAACCTCGGACGGATCTCGGCGCTGCGGACCAACACCGAGCGCCTGGGTGTGACGAACGTGGCTGTCACCCACGAGGACGGCCGAAACCACTCGCTGAAGCCCTTCGGCGACGCCGGCTACGACCGGGCGCTCGTCGACGTGCCCTGCTCCTGTGAGGGGACGATCCGGAAGAACCCCGACGCGCTCGAAGACTGGTCGCTCTCCCACGTCGAGGGCGTCGCCGGCGTCCAGAAGGGGATCCTCACCCGTGCCGTCCAGGTGACCGAGCCCGGGGGGACCGTCGTCTACTCGACCTGTACGTTCGCCCCCGAGGAGAACGAGGCCGTCGTAGACCACGTGTTGGAGGTGGAGGACTGCGAACTCGTCGACTACGATCTCCCGCTGACACACCGTGACGGGATCACCGAGTGGGACGGGGCGTCGTTCGACTCCTCCGTCACTCGGGCCAAGCGGATCTACCCCCACCACAACGACACGGGCGGGTTCTTCTGTGCGAAACTGGAGGTGACTGGATGA
- a CDS encoding proteasome assembly chaperone family protein, whose protein sequence is MAHIQVHRDDIDLDEPTLVEGLPGLGLVGKIAADHLVDVYDMEYYAACHCDGLPEIAVYAEGDPTVRPPVRIYADADEDLLVLQSDAPVSPSGATEFAGCLVSWFDANDVTPLFLSGMAAEQDGEPPAVYGISTGDGASMLTDADIEHPSQAGAITGPTGALIHEAQRTGLTGVGLVVEADRQFPDPAAARAVLQTAIGPLGDFQVDTEALVEQADQIAEAKQRLAEQLEASEDDSTSARPLGMYQ, encoded by the coding sequence ATGGCACATATCCAGGTCCACCGGGACGATATCGACCTCGACGAGCCGACACTGGTCGAGGGACTTCCCGGGCTCGGCCTCGTCGGAAAGATCGCTGCCGACCATCTCGTCGACGTCTACGATATGGAGTACTACGCAGCCTGTCACTGCGACGGGCTCCCGGAGATCGCTGTCTACGCGGAGGGAGATCCGACCGTCAGGCCGCCCGTCCGCATCTATGCCGACGCCGACGAGGACCTGCTGGTCCTCCAGAGCGACGCGCCCGTCTCGCCGTCGGGTGCCACCGAGTTCGCCGGCTGTCTCGTCAGTTGGTTCGACGCCAACGACGTGACGCCGCTGTTTCTCAGTGGGATGGCCGCCGAACAGGACGGGGAACCACCCGCTGTCTACGGGATCTCGACCGGTGACGGGGCGAGCATGCTGACCGACGCGGACATCGAGCATCCCAGTCAAGCCGGTGCCATCACTGGGCCGACCGGTGCGCTCATCCACGAGGCCCAGCGGACCGGTCTGACGGGTGTCGGTCTCGTCGTCGAGGCCGACCGGCAGTTCCCGGACCCCGCTGCGGCGCGGGCGGTCCTCCAGACGGCTATCGGCCCGCTCGGCGACTTCCAGGTCGATACGGAGGCGCTCGTCGAACAGGCGGACCAGATCGCGGAAGCCAAACAGCGGCTGGCCGAACAGCTCGAGGCCTCCGAGGACGACAGCACGAGCGCGCGGCCGCTGGGGATGTACCAGTAA
- the sppA gene encoding signal peptide peptidase SppA, translating into MVSTSGLARLGIALVAALVAAVLGWLLFVRFSADVADLLGILLVIATVLGALKLAGNVGETLFPSYNVAEVAVEGPITRDGGGGITTPPTGASADDIVEQIEQADEAKGAEALLLKLNTPGGQIVPSEDIRLAAERFDGPTVAYATDVCASGGYDIAAGCDELWAREGSIVGSIGVIGSRVNAKELADRVGLSYEQFTAGEYKDAGTPLKELSEDDREYLQGIVDDYYDQFVETVAEGREMDSETLRETEARIFLGEEAADRGLVDEIGTRQAVEAALGDRLGEEAAVREFTPEQGLAGRLRGGAQRVAFSLGAGVASAFDDTGDIDGVSFRR; encoded by the coding sequence ATGGTCTCGACGTCTGGGCTCGCGCGGCTCGGGATCGCACTCGTCGCGGCCCTCGTCGCTGCCGTCCTGGGCTGGCTCCTGTTCGTCCGGTTCTCGGCGGACGTGGCCGATCTACTCGGCATCTTGTTGGTCATCGCGACGGTACTCGGCGCGCTCAAACTCGCGGGCAACGTCGGCGAGACGCTGTTCCCGTCGTACAACGTCGCCGAAGTCGCCGTCGAGGGGCCGATCACTCGTGATGGAGGTGGCGGGATCACGACGCCGCCGACCGGCGCCAGCGCCGACGACATCGTCGAACAGATCGAACAGGCCGACGAGGCCAAGGGTGCCGAGGCGCTGCTGTTGAAGCTCAACACGCCCGGCGGCCAGATCGTCCCCAGCGAGGATATCCGGCTGGCGGCCGAACGCTTCGACGGGCCGACGGTCGCCTACGCGACGGACGTCTGTGCCAGCGGCGGCTACGACATCGCGGCCGGCTGTGACGAACTGTGGGCTCGCGAGGGGTCGATCGTCGGCTCGATCGGCGTCATCGGCTCGCGTGTCAACGCCAAGGAACTGGCCGACCGCGTGGGACTGTCCTACGAACAGTTCACCGCCGGCGAGTACAAGGACGCCGGGACGCCGCTGAAAGAACTGAGCGAGGACGACCGGGAGTACCTCCAGGGAATCGTCGACGACTACTACGACCAGTTCGTCGAGACCGTCGCCGAGGGCCGCGAGATGGACAGCGAGACGCTCCGGGAGACGGAGGCACGCATCTTCCTCGGCGAGGAGGCCGCAGACCGCGGACTCGTCGACGAGATCGGGACCAGGCAAGCAGTCGAGGCTGCGCTGGGGGACCGACTCGGCGAGGAGGCGGCCGTCCGCGAGTTCACGCCCGAACAGGGGTTGGCCGGGCGGCTCCGTGGCGGTGCCCAGCGTGTCGCCTTCTCGCTCGGGGCCGGCGTCGCGAGCGCGTTCGACGACACGGGCGACATCGACGGCGTCTCGTTCCGTCGGTGA
- a CDS encoding DUF373 family protein has protein sequence MTTLVVCIDRDSPVSTEYPVVGRSSVEPLITETGVEDPEDSRVNCLLEGVRVADELEAEGSEPLLVVVGGGTDTVGTDRHIATQVEDLVETYGPDSAIVVVDSADDEQLVPIIESRVQVDAVDRVVVRQARDIESTYYLLKQFLADEELRKTVLVPLGLAMVAFPILLIVANSTTIAIGAIAAAAGVFLIYKGLGIDTYLSRLPGEIREALYSGQVSLVTYVVAVGLSLVGLFAGALGVSDIEDPATFVLVNRFAFDSVPWLTAAALAASLGRLLDELIQREGVRSAYVNLPFGAVAVGLVVRGFSAYFLERGGVFDAFRVTRTDLGIVVVQGFTMEAGTRLAVFILAGILISLLGVRVATYVSRTDIESELAE, from the coding sequence GTGACAACGCTGGTGGTGTGTATCGACCGGGATAGTCCCGTCTCGACGGAGTACCCGGTCGTCGGCCGGTCGTCTGTCGAGCCACTCATCACCGAAACCGGCGTCGAGGACCCGGAAGACAGTCGCGTCAACTGCCTGCTCGAGGGGGTGCGCGTCGCCGACGAACTCGAAGCCGAGGGGAGCGAGCCGCTGCTTGTCGTCGTCGGCGGCGGGACAGATACCGTCGGCACCGACCGACACATCGCCACACAGGTCGAGGATCTCGTCGAGACGTACGGCCCCGACTCCGCGATCGTCGTCGTGGACAGCGCCGACGACGAGCAACTCGTCCCCATCATCGAGAGCCGGGTCCAGGTCGACGCCGTCGACCGGGTCGTGGTCCGACAGGCCAGGGACATCGAGTCGACGTACTACCTGCTCAAGCAGTTCCTGGCCGACGAGGAACTCCGGAAGACGGTGCTGGTCCCGCTCGGGCTGGCGATGGTCGCCTTCCCGATCCTGCTGATCGTCGCCAACAGCACGACCATCGCTATCGGTGCGATCGCCGCCGCCGCCGGCGTATTTCTCATCTACAAGGGACTGGGGATCGACACGTACCTCTCGCGACTTCCCGGCGAGATCCGCGAGGCGCTGTACTCGGGCCAGGTGTCGCTGGTGACCTACGTCGTCGCCGTCGGCCTCTCGCTCGTGGGGCTGTTTGCCGGCGCCCTCGGCGTCTCGGACATCGAAGACCCGGCGACGTTCGTGTTGGTCAACCGCTTTGCCTTCGACAGCGTCCCCTGGCTCACCGCGGCCGCCCTGGCGGCCTCGCTGGGTCGACTGCTGGACGAACTCATCCAGCGAGAGGGGGTCCGTAGCGCCTACGTCAACCTTCCTTTCGGTGCCGTCGCTGTCGGCCTCGTCGTCCGCGGGTTCTCCGCGTACTTCCTCGAACGGGGCGGAGTCTTCGACGCGTTTCGTGTCACGCGGACCGATCTCGGGATCGTCGTCGTTCAGGGGTTCACGATGGAGGCCGGGACCCGACTGGCGGTGTTCATCCTCGCGGGTATCCTCATCAGCCTGCTCGGCGTGCGGGTCGCTACCTACGTCAGTCGGACCGACATCGAGAGCGAACTGGCCGAATAG
- a CDS encoding diphthine--ammonia ligase: MTDGAWVSLFSGGKDSSWALYRALERGYPVERLVTVHPEGDSYMYHVPATQLATLAAESVGIPLLEVEPEDFGADDVPDAGVQGDEELEPLEAALRELDSELDGGITGVTAGAVESEYQTTRIEAMAERLEAQVFAPLWQEDPRTLAEAMLDAGFEIRLIRVAAYGLDESWLGRTLDADALDDLEALNDEYGVHILGEGGEFETLVTDGPHMDRRIELEYETEWDGTRGTLRIEDAWLE, from the coding sequence ATGACAGACGGCGCGTGGGTCTCGCTGTTCTCCGGCGGCAAGGACTCCTCGTGGGCGCTCTACCGGGCGCTCGAACGCGGCTACCCGGTCGAACGGCTCGTGACGGTCCACCCCGAGGGGGACTCGTACATGTATCACGTCCCGGCGACACAGTTGGCAACTCTCGCCGCCGAGAGCGTGGGGATTCCACTCTTGGAGGTCGAGCCGGAGGACTTCGGTGCCGACGACGTCCCCGACGCCGGCGTTCAGGGCGACGAGGAACTCGAACCGCTGGAGGCAGCACTCCGAGAGCTCGATTCGGAACTCGATGGGGGGATTACCGGTGTGACCGCCGGTGCTGTCGAGAGCGAGTACCAGACCACGCGGATCGAGGCGATGGCCGAACGCCTAGAAGCGCAGGTGTTCGCCCCGCTGTGGCAGGAAGACCCCCGAACGCTCGCCGAGGCGATGCTCGACGCCGGCTTCGAGATCCGTCTCATCCGCGTGGCCGCCTACGGCTTGGACGAGTCCTGGCTCGGCCGGACGCTGGACGCCGACGCGCTGGACGACCTCGAAGCCCTCAACGACGAGTACGGCGTCCATATCCTCGGTGAAGGCGGCGAGTTCGAGACGCTGGTGACGGACGGCCCGCACATGGACCGTCGGATCGAACTGGAATACGAGACGGAATGGGACGGCACTCGCGGGACGCTCCGGATCGAGGACGCGTGGCTGGAATGA
- a CDS encoding NUDIX domain-containing protein has product MEVPEQTETDVDIADKINEQNVKGRIDRLEASYDDVPVTEETFELSPEEYSEVYSATKGTGYDGNSVVFVTRDGDSLPGLSENIPEQAAHDTRDRVLMVLGRGADLWALPGDGNGGQYESLQEAAVRRVHEQTGVRCTITGVEEVFHRKYYPDSDADGSVHTLDVYFQAEYRKGSLDVDESELTGAAWFAEPPKQLTEGAEQIWQRFVDGGE; this is encoded by the coding sequence ATGGAGGTCCCCGAACAGACGGAGACCGATGTCGACATCGCCGACAAGATCAACGAACAGAACGTCAAGGGTCGGATCGACCGGCTGGAAGCCTCTTACGACGATGTCCCCGTCACCGAGGAGACGTTCGAACTCTCGCCCGAGGAGTACAGTGAGGTCTACTCGGCGACGAAAGGGACCGGATACGACGGCAACAGCGTCGTCTTCGTCACCCGCGACGGTGATTCGCTGCCCGGCCTGAGCGAGAATATTCCGGAACAGGCCGCCCACGATACCCGCGACCGGGTCCTGATGGTGCTGGGTCGCGGTGCGGACCTGTGGGCGCTGCCGGGTGACGGCAACGGTGGACAGTACGAGTCCCTCCAGGAAGCGGCAGTCCGGCGCGTCCACGAACAGACCGGTGTCCGGTGTACGATCACCGGTGTCGAGGAGGTCTTCCACCGCAAGTACTACCCGGATAGTGACGCCGACGGTTCGGTCCATACGCTGGACGTCTACTTTCAGGCCGAGTACAGGAAGGGATCGCTGGACGTCGACGAGTCGGAACTCACCGGCGCCGCTTGGTTTGCCGAGCCCCCGAAGCAGTTGACCGAAGGGGCCGAACAGATCTGGCAGCGGTTCGTCGACGGCGGCGAGTAG
- a CDS encoding permease: MNPRTITLGLGTALSTFLLAGATTIELLGAGEAPGIGILGVLVGFIAGLLAGGVVSVSADRISGIAALGLVAYATFGVAFVTIAGIRYVNVPFADDVFTFAVQISVSVALAVLVALLMASKGSGKLTESA; the protein is encoded by the coding sequence ATGAACCCTCGTACAATTACCCTTGGACTGGGCACTGCTCTCAGTACGTTCCTGCTGGCAGGTGCTACGACGATCGAACTGTTGGGAGCCGGTGAAGCCCCTGGAATCGGTATCCTCGGTGTCCTCGTCGGCTTCATCGCCGGTCTGCTTGCAGGTGGGGTTGTCAGTGTGTCTGCCGACCGAATCTCCGGGATTGCTGCATTGGGCCTCGTCGCCTACGCAACTTTCGGTGTCGCGTTCGTCACAATCGCGGGGATTCGATACGTCAACGTACCGTTTGCTGATGACGTATTCACGTTCGCCGTTCAGATCAGTGTGAGTGTCGCCCTCGCAGTTCTTGTCGCTTTATTGATGGCAAGTAAGGGGTCCGGAAAACTGACCGAATCTGCTTGA
- the mce gene encoding methylmalonyl-CoA epimerase, protein MRFDHAGVATDDAATLAELYAAAFDAPIAHEETFDGLSVTFLDLGNGYFELLEPLPDAEGAIPQYLDRNGPGIHHVALATDDIEAAIAAAVEKGIDPIDEEPRPGAWGHDVAFLHPGTTGGVLVEFVQH, encoded by the coding sequence ATGCGCTTCGATCACGCCGGTGTCGCAACCGACGACGCCGCCACACTCGCCGAGTTGTATGCCGCTGCTTTCGACGCACCCATCGCCCACGAAGAGACGTTCGACGGGCTGTCAGTGACGTTTCTCGACCTCGGGAACGGCTACTTCGAACTCTTAGAACCCCTGCCGGACGCCGAGGGCGCGATCCCGCAGTACCTCGACCGTAACGGACCCGGAATCCACCACGTCGCACTAGCGACCGACGACATCGAGGCGGCGATCGCAGCCGCGGTCGAAAAAGGTATCGACCCGATCGACGAGGAGCCACGACCGGGTGCGTGGGGCCACGACGTAGCCTTCCTCCACCCCGGGACGACCGGCGGCGTCCTCGTCGAGTTCGTCCAACACTAA
- a CDS encoding acyl-CoA mutase large subunit family protein, translating to MFDPEELDRIREAKAEWEDSEVQPTVDRFGERKETFTTDTEGHEVDRLYTPADVADLDYESDLGFPGQEPYTRGVYSTGYRGRLWTMRQYAGMGTARETNERFNYLLDQGQTGLSMAFDLPTQMGYDSDNAMAAGEVGKTGVAIDSLRDMETVFDGIPLDEVSTSMTINAPASVLLAMYIAVGDRQGVDREQLRGTIQNDVLKEYIARNTFIYPPEPSMRLITDIFEFCATEVPNFNTISISGYHIREAGSTAAQEIAFTLGNGLEYVEAAIEAGLDVDEFAPQLSFFFASYNNIFEEVAKFRAARRLWASLMDERFDADNPKSKQLKFHTQTAGSTLTAQQIENNVVRVAYQALAAVLGGTQSLHTNGKDEAIGLPTEKSVRTALRTQQILAHESGAADTIDPLAGSYYVESLTDELEADARELLAEVDERGGMREAIESQWVQRQIQDVAFERQQEQEAGDRIIVGVNEYRVEEEGDQDIEEVDEALEGAQKENVAQLRADRDDEAVEAALTALEEAAQGEENLMPYLVDAVKAYATTGEVCDVLRDVFGEYQPGSSM from the coding sequence ATGTTTGACCCCGAAGAGCTGGACCGTATCCGCGAGGCGAAAGCCGAGTGGGAAGACAGCGAAGTCCAGCCGACCGTCGACCGGTTCGGCGAACGCAAAGAAACGTTCACCACAGACACAGAGGGGCACGAGGTAGACCGACTGTACACGCCCGCTGACGTCGCCGACCTTGACTACGAGTCAGACCTGGGGTTCCCAGGTCAGGAGCCCTACACCCGGGGTGTCTACTCCACTGGCTATCGTGGCCGGCTGTGGACGATGCGACAGTACGCCGGAATGGGGACCGCCCGCGAGACCAACGAGCGATTCAACTATCTCCTCGATCAGGGCCAGACCGGACTCTCGATGGCCTTCGACCTTCCGACCCAGATGGGGTACGACTCCGACAACGCGATGGCCGCCGGGGAGGTCGGGAAGACCGGCGTCGCCATCGACTCCCTGCGTGACATGGAGACGGTCTTCGACGGCATCCCGCTGGACGAGGTTTCGACCTCTATGACGATCAACGCGCCCGCGTCGGTCCTGCTGGCGATGTACATCGCCGTCGGCGACCGGCAGGGCGTCGACCGCGAACAGTTGCGGGGAACCATCCAGAACGACGTTCTCAAGGAGTACATCGCCCGGAACACGTTCATCTATCCGCCCGAGCCGTCGATGCGGCTCATCACCGATATCTTCGAGTTCTGCGCCACGGAAGTCCCGAACTTCAACACCATCTCGATCTCCGGCTATCACATCCGTGAGGCCGGCTCGACGGCCGCCCAGGAGATCGCGTTCACGCTGGGCAACGGCCTGGAGTACGTCGAAGCGGCCATCGAGGCCGGGCTGGACGTCGACGAGTTCGCGCCACAGCTCTCCTTTTTCTTCGCCTCCTACAACAACATCTTCGAGGAAGTCGCGAAGTTCCGAGCCGCTCGGCGGCTGTGGGCCTCGCTGATGGACGAACGGTTCGACGCCGACAATCCGAAATCGAAACAGCTGAAGTTCCACACCCAGACCGCCGGCTCGACGCTGACCGCCCAGCAGATCGAGAACAACGTGGTCCGCGTCGCTTACCAGGCGCTGGCGGCGGTCCTGGGCGGGACCCAGAGCCTCCATACCAACGGGAAAGACGAGGCGATCGGCCTGCCGACCGAGAAATCCGTGCGGACTGCGCTGCGGACCCAGCAGATCCTCGCTCACGAATCCGGGGCCGCCGACACCATCGATCCACTGGCTGGCAGCTACTACGTCGAGTCGTTGACCGACGAACTGGAGGCCGATGCTCGCGAACTGCTCGCGGAGGTCGACGAGCGCGGCGGGATGCGGGAGGCCATCGAGAGCCAGTGGGTCCAGCGACAGATCCAGGACGTTGCCTTCGAGCGCCAGCAGGAACAGGAGGCCGGCGACCGGATCATCGTCGGCGTCAACGAGTACAGAGTCGAAGAGGAGGGCGACCAGGACATCGAAGAGGTCGACGAGGCACTGGAGGGGGCACAGAAGGAGAACGTCGCCCAACTGCGGGCGGACCGCGACGACGAGGCCGTCGAGGCGGCACTGACGGCACTGGAGGAGGCCGCACAGGGCGAGGAGAACCTGATGCCGTACCTCGTCGACGCCGTCAAAGCCTACGCCACGACCGGCGAGGTCTGTGACGTGCTGCGGGACGTCTTCGGCGAGTACCAGCCCGGTTCGTCGATGTGA
- a CDS encoding response regulator transcription factor has product MQTDGYAETVSVVVVDDEQDIADLYTTWLSIEYDVRTAYDGDGALDRIDEEVDVVLLDRQMPGKSGDEVLDRIDERGIDCRVVMVTAVDPDFDIVEMPFDDYLTKPVTREELEGTVEEMLTRTAYDEQIQEFFAAASKKATLESERNPAELDAHEEYHEVSQRVENLREEANRSVEEFDDFESVFKEFPSG; this is encoded by the coding sequence GTGCAGACGGACGGTTACGCAGAGACTGTCAGTGTCGTCGTGGTCGACGACGAACAGGACATTGCAGACCTGTACACGACCTGGCTCTCGATCGAATACGACGTCCGGACAGCCTACGATGGAGACGGAGCGCTCGACCGGATCGACGAAGAGGTCGATGTCGTCCTCCTCGACCGCCAGATGCCTGGCAAATCCGGCGACGAAGTGTTGGATCGTATCGACGAGCGCGGTATCGACTGCCGTGTCGTGATGGTCACCGCCGTCGATCCCGACTTCGATATCGTCGAGATGCCGTTCGACGACTACCTCACGAAACCCGTCACACGCGAGGAACTCGAAGGGACAGTCGAGGAAATGCTCACGCGAACCGCGTACGACGAACAGATCCAGGAGTTCTTCGCCGCGGCCTCGAAGAAAGCGACCCTCGAATCCGAGCGGAATCCGGCGGAACTCGACGCCCACGAGGAGTACCACGAGGTGAGCCAGCGCGTCGAGAACCTCCGGGAAGAGGCCAACAGGTCCGTCGAGGAGTTCGACGATTTCGAGTCCGTGTTCAAGGAGTTCCCGAGCGGCTGA
- a CDS encoding transcription initiation factor IIB family protein, translating into MYRASDRVEHEQWLSEIETVADRLGLGTQARSHAVDLFLSALPDQERSKRATMATSIYVGALVAGQERSQTVVAEATDVSRLTIQQRWKDVLERAGLDAPSW; encoded by the coding sequence ATGTATCGAGCGAGCGATCGTGTCGAACACGAGCAGTGGCTCTCGGAGATCGAGACCGTCGCCGACCGGCTCGGGCTCGGAACCCAGGCACGCTCACACGCTGTCGATCTGTTTCTCTCCGCGCTGCCCGACCAGGAGCGGTCGAAACGGGCGACGATGGCCACGAGCATCTACGTCGGCGCGCTGGTCGCCGGCCAGGAGCGGTCCCAGACCGTCGTCGCGGAGGCGACCGACGTCTCCCGGTTGACGATCCAACAGCGCTGGAAAGACGTCCTCGAACGGGCGGGACTGGACGCCCCCTCCTGGTAA
- a CDS encoding phosphopantetheine adenylyltransferase, with product MNVALGGTFDPIHDGHRALFERAFELGDVTVGLTSDDLAPKTRHDERHIRSYEERRAALETELAALAAEHDRDWAIRELAEPTGIATEPQFDVLVVSPETETGGKRINEIRRDRGHDPLEIEVVPHVYADDGEVISSTRIVRGEIDEHGNPTPERDGRPS from the coding sequence ATGAATGTCGCGCTGGGAGGGACGTTCGACCCCATCCACGACGGGCACCGCGCACTGTTCGAACGCGCGTTCGAGCTCGGGGATGTCACTGTCGGACTCACCAGCGACGATCTCGCACCGAAGACCCGACACGACGAGCGCCACATCCGCTCCTACGAGGAGCGGAGAGCGGCGCTGGAGACGGAACTCGCGGCACTCGCCGCCGAGCACGATCGAGACTGGGCCATCCGTGAACTGGCCGAACCCACGGGAATCGCGACCGAACCACAGTTCGACGTGCTCGTCGTCTCCCCGGAGACGGAGACTGGCGGGAAACGGATCAACGAGATTCGCCGGGACCGCGGGCACGACCCACTCGAAATAGAAGTCGTTCCCCACGTCTACGCCGATGACGGCGAGGTGATCTCCTCGACGCGGATCGTCCGCGGGGAGATCGACGAACACGGAAACCCGACCCCCGAACGCGACGGGCGACCCTCGTAA
- a CDS encoding winged helix-turn-helix transcriptional regulator, which translates to MTIDDETPDERDEETDDEVRNRIEQEADRAVEQFDEGLVDLLSWLLDTETRSRIYVNLRKNPGSTSDEVADGTGLYPSTVREALAALHDEDIVTREKRESDGAGNNPYEYSAIAPSELVNTAVEDVQSRLNTVFNLDDYLDRDGGPLPDTGSADSSDPVTISVEDADPDDDEDDDSDDDDEATP; encoded by the coding sequence ATGACAATCGACGACGAAACACCGGACGAGCGAGACGAAGAAACCGACGACGAAGTACGAAACCGGATCGAACAGGAGGCCGACCGTGCTGTCGAACAGTTCGACGAAGGGCTCGTCGACTTACTCTCCTGGCTACTCGATACGGAGACGCGTTCGCGGATCTACGTCAACCTCCGGAAGAACCCGGGGAGTACGAGCGACGAGGTAGCCGACGGGACCGGGCTCTACCCGAGTACGGTTCGGGAAGCGCTGGCTGCGCTCCACGACGAGGACATCGTGACCCGGGAGAAACGCGAGAGCGACGGCGCGGGGAACAACCCCTATGAGTACAGTGCAATCGCACCGAGCGAACTGGTCAACACAGCTGTCGAGGACGTCCAATCGAGGCTCAATACAGTCTTCAACCTGGACGACTATCTCGATCGGGACGGTGGACCACTGCCGGACACAGGGTCAGCGGATAGTTCCGATCCGGTGACGATCTCGGTCGAGGACGCGGACCCGGACGACGACGAGGACGACGATTCGGACGACGACGACGAAGCGACGCCCTGA